One genomic segment of Leptospirales bacterium includes these proteins:
- a CDS encoding ferredoxin family protein, whose product MPYIIAEPCVGVCDTACVEVCPVDCIHPTKDEWSSKGMEEGKLAGKQLFIDPEECIDCGACEPVCPVQAIFAEDEVPEKWKGFIGQNYEFYGHKHKG is encoded by the coding sequence ATGCCCTATATTATTGCTGAGCCGTGCGTGGGAGTCTGCGATACAGCCTGCGTGGAAGTATGTCCGGTTGATTGCATCCATCCTACCAAGGACGAATGGTCCTCGAAAGGCATGGAAGAAGGCAAGCTTGCTGGCAAGCAGCTGTTCATCGACCCTGAGGAGTGCATCGACTGCGGCGCGTGTGAGCCAGTATGCCCGGTACAGGCGATTTTTGCCGAGGACGAGGTTCCAGAAAAATGGAAGGGCTTTATCGGCCAGAACTACGAGTTCTACGGACACAAGCACAAGGGCTGA
- the lpxD gene encoding UDP-3-O-(3-hydroxymyristoyl)glucosamine N-acyltransferase, whose amino-acid sequence MDASASEIFAAFESQKLFSDRRGPDNRATRIAPIEDCRPGDLVFVSKPKLAEIVRVGKPAIAVASAEAARALEGIADLSVLIVENVNLAQAWIKQRYADRDLFDTEFGRIHESAVIHDTASVASDAVVGPRVVIGAQVAIGSRAVIMAGSVIERDAQIGEGTVVHPNVTVGYGCIIGCNCILKSGAVIGSEGFGFAQDDARHHHRIPQTGIVVIEDRVVIGANNCIDRAAYQTTRIKSGAIFDNLCHVAHNAEIGEDSILVAMTGVAGSTTIGKRCVLSGQCGIVDHLKIADDVILLHRPAVFSDIPRSGVYAGNPLTPIQDYMRNHPTLKRSYEMLKRIKDLEAKLEKLEKGTSASS is encoded by the coding sequence ATGGATGCATCCGCAAGCGAGATCTTTGCCGCCTTTGAAAGTCAGAAGCTTTTCAGCGATCGGCGCGGCCCGGACAATCGCGCCACGCGCATTGCGCCGATTGAGGATTGTCGGCCGGGAGACCTGGTCTTTGTAAGCAAGCCAAAGCTGGCTGAAATCGTGCGCGTGGGGAAGCCGGCCATTGCCGTCGCCAGCGCCGAAGCCGCCAGAGCGCTGGAGGGGATCGCCGATCTGTCAGTTCTGATTGTAGAGAATGTCAATCTTGCACAAGCCTGGATCAAGCAGCGCTATGCTGACCGTGATCTATTCGACACGGAGTTTGGTCGCATTCATGAATCCGCTGTAATCCACGACACCGCTTCCGTGGCGAGCGATGCCGTAGTCGGACCGCGCGTAGTGATTGGCGCGCAGGTTGCAATTGGCAGTCGCGCCGTAATCATGGCCGGCTCGGTCATTGAGCGCGATGCTCAGATTGGCGAAGGAACGGTAGTGCATCCCAATGTGACCGTTGGCTATGGCTGCATCATCGGTTGCAATTGCATTCTGAAATCAGGCGCCGTGATTGGCAGCGAGGGCTTTGGCTTTGCCCAGGACGATGCGCGCCATCACCATCGTATTCCCCAAACTGGCATCGTGGTGATTGAAGATAGAGTTGTGATTGGCGCGAACAATTGCATTGATCGAGCGGCATACCAGACGACGCGCATCAAATCCGGCGCAATTTTTGACAATCTCTGTCATGTGGCGCACAACGCTGAAATTGGCGAAGACTCCATTCTTGTTGCTATGACGGGCGTTGCCGGCTCCACAACGATCGGCAAGCGATGCGTTCTGAGCGGGCAATGCGGAATTGTGGACCATCTAAAAATTGCGGACGATGTAATCCTTTTGCATCGGCCGGCGGTGTTCTCGGACATACCTAGGAGCGGGGTGTACGCCGGCAATCCTCTGACGCCGATCCAGGACTATATGCGTAACCACCCCACTCTCAAGCGCAGCTATGAAATGCTCAAGCGTATCAAAGACCTAGAAGCAAAGCTGGAAAAATTGGAGAAGGGGACCAGCGCGTCGAGTTGA
- a CDS encoding phosphopantothenoylcysteine decarboxylase — MSNESNLLVAVSGGIAAYRACDLVRNLSKAGHRVRVVMTENATRFVGKLSFEALSGQKVFVSEWEEGMPHIDLRQRISLMCVAPATANIIGKMANGIADDLISSIYLAANFPVLVAPSMNPFMYASRPVQRNLGRLREDGVQIIDPQNGEAVCGDEGQGKLASVTQIEAAIQRTLRGGA, encoded by the coding sequence ATGAGCAATGAATCAAATCTATTGGTGGCGGTCAGCGGCGGCATAGCGGCCTATCGCGCATGTGATCTGGTCCGAAATCTATCGAAGGCTGGCCATCGCGTCCGCGTTGTAATGACCGAAAATGCCACGCGCTTTGTCGGCAAGCTGTCCTTTGAAGCGCTCAGCGGACAAAAAGTCTTTGTGTCAGAATGGGAGGAAGGCATGCCGCATATTGACTTGCGTCAGCGAATCTCTCTGATGTGCGTTGCGCCAGCAACAGCGAACATCATCGGCAAAATGGCCAATGGAATTGCTGACGACCTGATCAGTTCCATATACCTGGCCGCGAACTTCCCGGTACTCGTGGCGCCGTCGATGAATCCTTTTATGTATGCGTCGCGTCCAGTACAGCGGAATCTTGGACGCCTGCGAGAAGATGGCGTGCAAATTATCGATCCCCAAAATGGGGAGGCGGTTTGCGGCGACGAAGGGCAAGGAAAGCTGGCCTCGGTGACTCAAATTGAGGCAGCTATCCAGCGGACACTGCGAGGCGGCGCTTGA
- a CDS encoding DUF721 domain-containing protein: MSAERDALLSLVLRDSSENIAEAQLVRLQCFWPDIAGPLAKHCEPQSLRERRLIVRIEQSVYAQELQLRGREIVQRAATLLGIELRDLRIENGPIDWNAAGRRRIPPSGQPGSAPGPTDTKTEPGMDADREQMLEGLRRLL, translated from the coding sequence ATGTCGGCCGAACGTGATGCCTTGCTATCATTGGTATTGAGGGACAGCTCGGAGAACATTGCTGAGGCGCAGTTGGTGCGACTGCAGTGTTTCTGGCCTGACATTGCTGGCCCTCTGGCCAAACATTGCGAGCCACAATCCCTTCGGGAAAGGCGACTCATAGTACGCATTGAGCAATCGGTCTATGCTCAAGAGCTGCAACTGCGCGGTCGCGAAATCGTCCAGCGCGCCGCTACTTTGCTTGGCATCGAGTTGCGCGACCTGCGGATCGAAAACGGACCGATCGACTGGAATGCAGCGGGTCGCCGAAGAATTCCTCCGTCCGGCCAGCCAGGAAGCGCCCCCGGTCCAACCGATACTAAGACGGAGCCCGGCATGGATGCGGACCGTGAACAGATGCTTGAAGGCTTGCGGAGGCTGCTATGA
- the mutL gene encoding DNA mismatch repair endonuclease MutL, giving the protein MDRIAAGEVIEAPYSVIKELVENALDAGASSIEVETAGAGMDLVRVRDNGLGIHPEDLAAAVERHATSKIADLNDLEAIYSFGFRGEALASIASVSRLEIRSRRAGAHNGVRLVCRGGEQLHIDSDAWPRGTQVQAEELFFATPARRKFVRSERSENLRNLQALQRLALARPDVEFRYLREGRERFRLPAHQELRQRIQSVCQLEQASLLLPVEGERQGIRLTGYTTAPQVRRGMRDWQFQFVNGRAVDIRSLSFIVRKAYGELLPAGMHPGFCLFFEIDAHRVDVNVHPAKREVRMLDEQHFYPLVTDALQRALQTDAPMLAATERFQVPNRVQHSLAQINLETGELLASPPPAPQEYPILRAVADDAALATQSPIRSKPGKRSAFLPRRHFGVIAGVYILAEDDEGLCIIDQHTAHERINYELFRRRLEQRADQRQPLLTPIAIHCQPEELESIVDRMTDLQASGFAIEALGPQAYAIRECPDYIEPGEERDVLSMLISRILDGESGVRLYDEYAAMKACKASIKRNDIVSGEVISQILQQLSECEDPSRCPHGRPTILRISRNDLDAMFQRS; this is encoded by the coding sequence GTGGATCGCATTGCAGCCGGCGAGGTCATTGAAGCGCCCTACTCGGTAATCAAAGAGCTGGTGGAAAATGCGCTCGATGCCGGCGCCAGCTCGATCGAAGTGGAAACGGCCGGCGCTGGCATGGATTTGGTGCGTGTCCGTGACAATGGCCTTGGGATCCACCCGGAAGATCTGGCGGCTGCAGTCGAGCGCCACGCGACCTCAAAGATTGCCGATCTGAATGACCTTGAGGCGATCTATTCCTTTGGCTTTCGCGGCGAGGCCCTTGCGTCTATCGCATCAGTTTCCAGGCTGGAAATTCGGAGTCGCCGCGCAGGCGCTCATAATGGAGTGCGACTTGTATGTCGCGGCGGCGAGCAGCTGCACATTGATTCAGACGCCTGGCCCCGTGGTACACAGGTACAGGCCGAGGAACTCTTCTTTGCTACGCCGGCGCGTCGCAAGTTTGTGCGTAGCGAACGCAGCGAAAATCTGCGCAATCTTCAAGCATTGCAGCGGCTGGCCCTTGCAAGGCCAGATGTCGAATTTCGATACCTGCGCGAAGGCCGCGAGCGCTTCAGGCTGCCTGCGCATCAGGAACTGCGGCAGCGTATCCAGTCTGTCTGCCAGCTGGAGCAGGCTTCTCTGCTGCTGCCAGTGGAAGGCGAGCGTCAAGGCATTCGATTGACCGGATACACGACGGCGCCGCAGGTTCGAAGAGGAATGCGCGACTGGCAGTTCCAGTTTGTAAATGGTCGTGCTGTAGACATTCGCTCGCTATCCTTCATTGTGCGCAAGGCTTACGGCGAACTCTTGCCGGCTGGAATGCATCCGGGCTTCTGCTTGTTCTTTGAAATCGACGCCCATCGTGTCGACGTCAATGTCCATCCGGCCAAGCGCGAAGTGCGCATGCTCGATGAACAACATTTTTACCCCCTGGTAACCGACGCGTTGCAGCGAGCCCTGCAGACGGATGCGCCGATGCTGGCTGCTACGGAGCGGTTTCAGGTTCCGAATCGCGTGCAACACAGCCTCGCGCAGATCAATCTGGAAACGGGCGAGTTGCTTGCGTCGCCGCCGCCAGCGCCGCAGGAGTACCCGATCTTGCGCGCTGTCGCCGACGATGCTGCGTTGGCGACGCAGTCTCCGATCCGCTCGAAACCGGGAAAGCGCAGCGCCTTTCTTCCCCGACGTCATTTTGGCGTAATTGCCGGCGTATATATTCTGGCGGAGGATGACGAGGGACTTTGCATCATCGACCAGCATACGGCGCATGAACGAATCAACTATGAGCTCTTTCGTCGGCGCCTTGAGCAGCGCGCCGACCAACGTCAGCCCCTGCTGACGCCGATTGCTATCCACTGTCAACCGGAAGAGCTGGAGAGTATTGTTGATCGCATGACGGACCTTCAGGCAAGCGGATTTGCAATTGAGGCCCTTGGTCCGCAGGCCTACGCGATCCGCGAATGCCCGGACTACATCGAACCTGGCGAAGAGCGCGATGTGCTTTCCATGCTCATTTCTCGTATCCTGGACGGGGAGTCCGGCGTCAGACTCTACGATGAGTACGCGGCAATGAAGGCTTGCAAGGCTTCAATCAAGCGCAATGACATCGTATCCGGCGAGGTGATCAGTCAGATACTGCAACAGCTATCGGAATGCGAAGATCCCTCGCGCTGTCCGCATGGAAGACCAACCATCCTGCGCATCAGTAGAAACGACCTTGATGCAATGTTCCAGCGTTCTTGA
- a CDS encoding phosphopantothenoylcysteine decarboxylase, with the protein MFQTMRLVVVSGPTREWIDPVRYISNASSGRTGWELARAGLSRFASVLLISGPGEEQFRALHGAETRRVETTADMAEATAAAIGDDCLLIMAAAPADFRPSNPASSKIKKTQTDMLRLDLAPTTDILRSLIPRASGLQNLIRVGFAAETDNLLEYAAAKMKAKDLDFICANEVFRDQQGFGDRVNTIFLIDRAGNSKTIGPLKKSELAPALLDQIESAMPQLLQRNNS; encoded by the coding sequence ATGTTTCAGACAATGCGCCTGGTGGTTGTCTCCGGGCCAACCCGCGAGTGGATTGATCCAGTGCGCTACATTAGCAATGCCTCCAGCGGACGCACTGGCTGGGAATTGGCCCGCGCCGGGCTTTCTCGATTTGCTTCGGTCTTGTTGATCAGCGGACCAGGGGAAGAGCAGTTTCGCGCGCTGCATGGCGCCGAAACACGACGCGTAGAAACGACGGCAGACATGGCCGAAGCAACTGCGGCCGCAATTGGCGATGACTGCCTGCTGATCATGGCCGCCGCTCCTGCCGATTTCCGGCCTTCCAATCCCGCCTCCAGCAAGATTAAGAAAACTCAGACAGATATGCTGCGTCTGGATCTGGCCCCCACGACGGATATTTTGCGTTCGCTGATCCCTCGCGCTTCCGGCCTCCAGAATCTGATTCGCGTTGGTTTTGCTGCGGAGACTGACAATCTGCTGGAATACGCGGCGGCAAAAATGAAAGCAAAGGATCTGGACTTTATTTGTGCCAACGAGGTCTTCCGGGACCAGCAGGGCTTCGGAGATCGTGTCAATACCATTTTCCTTATTGACAGAGCCGGAAATTCAAAAACGATCGGACCTCTCAAAAAGAGCGAACTGGCGCCGGCGCTACTCGATCAAATCGAGAGTGCAATGCCCCAGCTTCTCCAGCGCAACAATTCATGA
- a CDS encoding glycosyltransferase family 4 protein — protein sequence MIRFKKQTPHADTTTVKAPTRVLFDARMLGHSGIGVQVYNVLRQLITLDQVRLRLLGDPQVIRRLLPEYDGPIIPFTAPIYSLREQLNFPTPAPGELIHAPHYNAPILRLRRTVVVVHDLIHLQSQEFAGVHYRFYAWLLLWLVSRFSLHIVTVSEFTLIELRRRFPSAAGRSSVVHNGLDHRIFRPAARAAVQRFRKQHSLPASYLLCVGIAKRHKNVDFAVRSLAKFWRDGSLRAPLCIGGAGGRLPDYVACEAQRLGVESMVRPMPFLEDRELALLYAGADLFLMPSLLEGFGFPLVEAMACGAPTMAANRASLPELALNSTLYFDPTDEESFQKVFWKLYRDRALRRKLSAAAKKVTMRFDWRKHAAELLAIYRQTTSD from the coding sequence ATGATCCGATTCAAAAAGCAAACACCCCATGCCGACACGACGACGGTCAAGGCCCCGACCAGAGTCCTTTTTGATGCGCGTATGCTCGGCCATTCCGGAATCGGAGTGCAAGTTTACAATGTGCTGCGTCAGCTAATCACACTGGACCAGGTACGGCTGCGATTGCTGGGCGACCCTCAAGTAATACGGAGGCTCCTGCCCGAATACGATGGACCGATTATACCTTTTACGGCGCCCATCTATTCGCTTCGGGAACAATTGAACTTTCCGACGCCGGCGCCGGGCGAATTGATTCATGCTCCCCATTACAATGCGCCTATCTTGCGGCTGCGTAGAACAGTAGTTGTTGTTCATGACTTGATTCACTTGCAATCTCAAGAATTCGCGGGCGTCCACTACCGATTCTACGCCTGGCTGCTTTTGTGGCTGGTCAGCCGCTTCTCATTGCACATTGTAACCGTAAGCGAATTCACGCTGATTGAGCTGCGGCGGAGATTTCCATCGGCTGCTGGACGCAGCAGTGTAGTCCACAATGGTCTGGATCATCGCATCTTTCGACCGGCGGCGCGCGCTGCAGTGCAACGCTTCCGCAAGCAGCATAGTCTGCCGGCCAGTTACCTGCTGTGCGTTGGCATCGCTAAACGTCACAAGAATGTCGATTTTGCTGTACGCAGCCTCGCTAAATTCTGGCGCGACGGTTCTCTAAGGGCGCCGCTCTGCATTGGCGGCGCCGGGGGCCGCTTGCCAGACTATGTTGCCTGCGAAGCCCAACGGCTGGGCGTCGAGTCCATGGTTCGACCCATGCCGTTCCTGGAAGACAGGGAGCTTGCCTTGCTTTATGCTGGCGCCGATTTGTTCCTGATGCCCTCGCTTTTAGAGGGATTCGGATTCCCGCTTGTGGAAGCAATGGCCTGTGGTGCGCCAACCATGGCTGCGAATCGCGCCAGCCTGCCGGAACTTGCGTTGAATTCGACGCTCTACTTTGACCCGACCGACGAAGAATCCTTTCAGAAGGTATTCTGGAAGTTGTACCGCGATCGAGCCCTGCGTCGAAAGTTGAGCGCTGCTGCGAAAAAGGTAACGATGCGCTTTGACTGGCGCAAACATGCCGCTGAACTCCTGGCGATTTACCGCCAGACAACTAGCGACTGA
- a CDS encoding endonuclease/exonuclease/phosphatase family protein, with product MELTFVTYNIHKGIGNDGRYRLERIVEVLRDIDADVVALQEVDHNAPRSRSEDTARILAEELGMHYHLGLNVKLKHGAYGNATLSRYPILESRNMNITWAIKKRRGCLITRIQCPRHEIGVMNFHLGLASFERQWQARKILNSHSLKSLNRLPLIILGDSNDRNDRLRAPFEAAGLSDASADAQKAYTWPSYAPLFRLDKVFYSGHWRLARREVVQNKKTRVASDHLPLAVTFSLGR from the coding sequence ATGGAGCTTACCTTTGTAACTTACAACATCCACAAGGGAATCGGCAATGACGGCCGCTACCGCCTGGAGCGGATCGTCGAAGTTCTCCGTGACATTGATGCCGACGTAGTCGCCCTGCAGGAAGTGGATCACAATGCCCCGCGCTCACGCAGCGAGGATACAGCTCGTATTCTGGCGGAAGAGCTGGGAATGCACTATCATCTTGGTCTCAATGTGAAGTTGAAGCACGGCGCCTACGGCAATGCTACCCTATCCAGGTATCCCATCCTGGAATCTAGAAATATGAACATCACCTGGGCCATCAAGAAGCGCCGCGGCTGCTTGATCACCAGGATACAATGTCCGCGCCATGAGATTGGCGTTATGAACTTCCATCTTGGGCTTGCATCCTTCGAGCGACAGTGGCAGGCGCGCAAGATACTGAATTCGCACAGCCTCAAGAGCCTGAATCGATTGCCGCTCATTATTCTGGGCGATTCCAATGATCGCAACGATCGGCTTCGGGCGCCATTTGAAGCGGCTGGACTGAGCGATGCTTCGGCGGACGCCCAGAAGGCATATACATGGCCCAGCTATGCGCCTCTCTTTCGCCTCGATAAGGTATTCTACTCAGGCCACTGGCGACTTGCCAGACGGGAGGTGGTTCAAAATAAGAAAACTCGAGTCGCTTCAGATCATCTGCCCCTGGCAGTGACCTTCTCCCTCGGACGTTGA
- the recF gene encoding DNA replication and repair protein RecF (All proteins in this family for which functions are known are DNA-binding proteins that assist the filamentation of RecA onto DNA for the initiation of recombination or recombinational repair.) produces MRLQALELRDFRNYATLDLSIDSRLTFLTGPNANGKTNILEAIALLALGKSFRGASDQDMQRDGASGYYAGARFEKGGAQFELSYGVSLAGAQIRRRVRLNGKQLQSRQELIGHIVAVIFSPDDILIAEGGPAYRRRFLDMVLSYQSPSYLKQLLHYNRALRQRNAALKKVKARQARLSDVGIWDTPLSMAAKDLVSARQAFIANFQSVFQEALRRISGDRDSLSLRLQFSSPAEENDLAQALQQNAVRDAAIGFTTVGPHRHNLLFESGGRDVLRFGSQGQRRSLALALRIAQFFYLRESLGYPPLLLIDDVIRELDARRRAAFVMLLRESGQALFTTPDLEGMERDLSEFSGDISIYEVSEPGIVQSRR; encoded by the coding sequence ATGCGCTTACAGGCGCTGGAGTTGCGCGACTTTCGCAACTATGCGACGCTAGATCTCTCTATTGATTCACGGCTCACTTTTTTGACGGGGCCCAACGCCAATGGGAAGACAAACATACTCGAGGCCATCGCGCTTCTGGCCCTGGGTAAATCCTTTCGGGGCGCTAGCGACCAGGATATGCAGCGCGATGGCGCTTCTGGCTACTACGCCGGCGCGCGCTTTGAAAAAGGCGGCGCCCAATTCGAGCTGTCCTACGGCGTATCGCTGGCTGGCGCGCAGATTCGCCGTCGCGTCCGTCTGAACGGAAAGCAATTACAGAGCCGCCAGGAATTGATCGGGCACATCGTTGCAGTAATATTCAGTCCCGATGATATCCTGATTGCCGAAGGAGGTCCGGCGTACCGTCGGCGCTTTCTGGATATGGTGCTCAGCTACCAGAGTCCGTCCTATCTCAAGCAATTGTTACATTACAATCGCGCATTGCGGCAGCGCAACGCTGCGCTGAAGAAGGTTAAGGCGCGACAGGCGCGCCTCAGCGATGTCGGCATCTGGGATACGCCGCTTTCGATGGCGGCAAAGGATCTGGTGTCCGCCCGTCAGGCCTTTATTGCAAACTTTCAGAGCGTGTTTCAGGAGGCCTTGCGACGGATTTCCGGCGACCGAGATAGTCTCAGTTTGAGACTGCAATTCTCATCGCCCGCGGAGGAGAACGATCTCGCGCAGGCATTGCAGCAAAACGCAGTTCGTGACGCCGCTATTGGATTTACTACCGTTGGTCCTCATCGACATAATCTGCTCTTCGAATCCGGCGGTCGGGACGTACTGCGCTTTGGCAGCCAGGGACAGAGGCGCAGTCTGGCGCTTGCGCTGCGCATCGCCCAGTTCTTCTACTTGCGGGAGTCGTTGGGCTATCCGCCGCTGTTGTTGATCGATGATGTCATCCGCGAACTCGATGCACGCCGTCGCGCCGCATTTGTCATGCTGCTGCGCGAGTCCGGACAGGCGCTCTTTACGACGCCCGACCTCGAGGGAATGGAACGAGACCTATCCGAGTTCTCAGGGGACATCAGCATCTATGAAGTTAGCGAACCCGGAATTGTTCAAAGCCGTCGTTAA
- a CDS encoding Gfo/Idh/MocA family oxidoreductase, with product MKTRWRVALLGLGRIAWTLEKDRLRRHPCTHAGALAALPGRFELSAVCDRNPERIAQFARWWKKPIAAQGVSAHRLLQDGPFDLVINAASSEAHLALGLAAARGAAAALALEKPLAANLRQAARLADQLKRSSALVWINFERRYHNSYRTARQYIASGELGALRSIHGQVLTGATPADAALGPLTHDAVHWIDLLLWFCGYPDRTSARVVRSARLVQREDHVFCDFEYPGFSARLEAGGGRNYFQFEMQLDFSDGRIQVGNSGARFFRSSTSRRYEGFRELKEFKPRIIAENPWVEFYRDIDFQLLRSKDDPKSAKHSSQLRIMDALNGMQLIHECIQRGRRTLSPNH from the coding sequence TTGAAAACACGGTGGCGAGTCGCCCTGCTTGGACTGGGCCGCATTGCCTGGACGCTGGAAAAGGATCGTCTGCGGCGACATCCCTGCACCCACGCTGGCGCTCTGGCGGCGCTCCCCGGTCGATTTGAACTTTCGGCCGTCTGCGATCGAAATCCAGAACGCATCGCTCAATTTGCGCGCTGGTGGAAAAAGCCGATTGCCGCTCAAGGCGTAAGCGCCCACCGGCTGCTGCAAGACGGTCCCTTTGACCTGGTCATCAATGCAGCCTCCTCGGAAGCGCACCTGGCTCTTGGACTTGCCGCCGCCCGCGGCGCGGCCGCCGCCCTGGCGCTCGAAAAGCCGCTGGCAGCCAATCTCCGTCAGGCCGCTCGGCTAGCCGATCAATTGAAGCGCAGCTCCGCTCTGGTCTGGATCAATTTTGAGCGCCGCTACCACAATAGCTACCGAACTGCCAGACAGTACATTGCCAGCGGCGAACTGGGCGCACTGCGCAGCATCCACGGACAGGTCTTGACCGGCGCAACGCCCGCCGACGCCGCTCTTGGCCCATTGACACACGACGCCGTCCACTGGATTGATCTGTTGCTCTGGTTTTGCGGCTATCCCGACCGAACTTCGGCGCGCGTCGTACGCTCTGCACGCCTGGTGCAACGGGAGGATCATGTATTTTGCGACTTTGAATACCCGGGCTTCAGTGCGCGACTGGAAGCCGGCGGAGGCCGCAATTACTTTCAATTTGAAATGCAACTCGACTTCAGCGACGGACGTATCCAGGTCGGAAATAGCGGCGCCCGATTCTTTCGAAGTTCGACATCGCGTCGCTACGAAGGATTCCGCGAACTGAAAGAATTCAAGCCGCGCATCATTGCCGAAAATCCGTGGGTCGAATTTTATCGCGACATCGATTTCCAATTGCTGCGCTCTAAGGACGATCCTAAGTCAGCAAAGCATAGCTCGCAGTTGCGCATCATGGATGCGTTAAATGGAATGCAGCTGATCCATGAATGCATTCAGCGCGGGCGCAGGACTCTAAGTCCCAACCATTGA
- a CDS encoding CAP domain-containing protein: MICDRIKRVAALLASLSVASVIAFGCQSSGATAAAECPDVRLSGQWILEAANRLRRQNGRNALIDDSSLDRIALRRANKMAVAAGLDHRADGLTPAQRLQREGIVRNAVGENAVRLAGGADFIRRAFAAWSNGAQERANLLDASFVRVGFAQTATTDGDCLALLLLSD; the protein is encoded by the coding sequence ATGATTTGTGATCGGATCAAGCGAGTCGCGGCGCTGCTGGCCAGTCTATCTGTGGCCTCTGTGATTGCATTTGGCTGTCAGTCCTCGGGAGCAACAGCGGCGGCGGAATGCCCGGATGTCAGACTCAGCGGGCAGTGGATTCTCGAGGCGGCCAACAGATTGCGCCGCCAGAATGGCAGAAACGCGTTGATCGACGACAGCAGTCTAGACCGGATTGCGTTGCGACGGGCCAACAAGATGGCTGTTGCAGCGGGCCTGGATCATCGCGCCGATGGATTGACCCCGGCCCAGCGACTGCAACGCGAGGGCATTGTCCGAAACGCAGTCGGAGAGAACGCTGTGCGCCTTGCAGGCGGCGCCGACTTTATCCGTCGGGCCTTCGCGGCCTGGAGCAATGGCGCCCAGGAGCGGGCCAACCTGCTCGATGCCTCCTTCGTACGCGTTGGATTTGCTCAAACTGCAACAACTGATGGCGATTGTCTGGCATTGTTGCTGTTGAGCGATTGA